One window of Apteryx mantelli isolate bAptMan1 chromosome 8, bAptMan1.hap1, whole genome shotgun sequence genomic DNA carries:
- the SAMD13 gene encoding sterile alpha motif domain-containing protein 13 isoform X1: MTALLFSVAEVKETSVLPMLTVDMENKENGSLDVKNSVENGRPPDPADWAVIDVVNYFRTAGFEEQANAFQEQEIDGKSLLLMTRNDVLTGLSLKLGPALKIYEYHVKPLQTQHLKNNSL, translated from the exons ATGACAGCACTTTTGTTCTCAG TTGCTGAAGTAAAAGAAACCTCTGTCCTCCCCATGCTAACTGTTGACATGGAAAACAAGGAAAATGGCTCTCTGGATGTCAAAAA TTCAGTAGAGAACGGGAGACCTCCAGACCCTGCTGACTGGGCTGTTATTGATGTTGTGAATTACTTCAGAACAGCAGGATTTGAAGAACAAGCCAACGCTTTTCAAGAACAG GAAATTGATGGCAAATCATTACTGTTGATGACAAGAAATGATGTACTGACTGGACTTTCATTAAAACTGGGGCCTGCGCTGAAAATCTATGAATATCACGTAAAACCTCTACAGACACAACATCTAAAGAACAACTCTTTATAG
- the SAMD13 gene encoding sterile alpha motif domain-containing protein 13 isoform X2, giving the protein MLTVDMENKENGSLDVKNSVENGRPPDPADWAVIDVVNYFRTAGFEEQANAFQEQEIDGKSLLLMTRNDVLTGLSLKLGPALKIYEYHVKPLQTQHLKNNSL; this is encoded by the exons ATGCTAACTGTTGACATGGAAAACAAGGAAAATGGCTCTCTGGATGTCAAAAA TTCAGTAGAGAACGGGAGACCTCCAGACCCTGCTGACTGGGCTGTTATTGATGTTGTGAATTACTTCAGAACAGCAGGATTTGAAGAACAAGCCAACGCTTTTCAAGAACAG GAAATTGATGGCAAATCATTACTGTTGATGACAAGAAATGATGTACTGACTGGACTTTCATTAAAACTGGGGCCTGCGCTGAAAATCTATGAATATCACGTAAAACCTCTACAGACACAACATCTAAAGAACAACTCTTTATAG